From a single Cloacibacillus sp. genomic region:
- the lptC gene encoding LPS export ABC transporter periplasmic protein LptC yields MQKKISKTKIILLTVVAVTAVGVFYMWRDLNLDSIKKVPIPDVVVENLDLNRVIKGDTWKFRSPRVEHKEGMVYGDSMDVTITSPNGRVSHITAEKGVFSRANNDLTLKNAVGRMQEKDKVYDLKSGNVFYEAAKENWHFSDGIELIIGKIKVSGKNGTYDTKSGDCKITNGGLITWSD; encoded by the coding sequence TTGCAGAAGAAAATATCCAAAACCAAAATCATTCTCCTGACGGTTGTCGCTGTGACAGCCGTCGGGGTGTTTTATATGTGGCGCGACCTTAATCTGGACTCTATCAAAAAAGTTCCGATACCGGACGTCGTCGTCGAAAATCTTGACCTTAACCGCGTCATAAAGGGCGATACGTGGAAGTTCCGTTCCCCGCGCGTCGAACACAAGGAGGGCATGGTCTACGGAGATTCTATGGACGTCACAATCACCTCTCCCAACGGAAGGGTCTCCCATATCACAGCCGAAAAGGGCGTTTTTTCACGCGCGAACAACGACCTCACCCTTAAGAACGCCGTAGGCCGCATGCAGGAAAAAGATAAAGTCTACGACCTTAAATCAGGAAACGTCTTTTACGAGGCGGCGAAGGAAAACTGGCATTTCAGCGACGGCATAGAGCTTATCATCGGCAAGATAAAGGTGAGCGGCAAAAACGGGACCTACGATACAAAAAGCGGGGACTGCAAAATAACCAACGGAGGCCTCATCACATGGAGCGATTGA
- a CDS encoding D-alanine--D-alanine ligase, whose amino-acid sequence MKIVVLYGGTSPEREVSLNSGVAVADALREFGYEVEAYDITSIRTFIEKWPSFKADGVFIALHGGWGEDGRLQAVLEAFEIPYTGSGPEASMLSMDKSAAKLVFINAGIPVPEGFIATKENDARDAAEKFLKKYGKIIVKPNGSGSTVGVTQLTDIGGYGAALALAWESEPKALVEQFIEGEELTVPAFEDAVEGLRALPAIHIKPKSGYYDYKNKYTAGNTEYVCPADFSCEISQKIAEYGAAAHRALGCSSYSRTDLRLAPDGGLFVLELNTAPGMTSTSLVPKAAKAAGMSFGEFLDKVIKNSFSK is encoded by the coding sequence ATGAAAATAGTTGTTTTGTACGGCGGCACGAGCCCGGAGCGCGAGGTATCGCTCAACTCAGGTGTTGCGGTTGCGGATGCTTTGCGCGAATTTGGCTACGAGGTCGAAGCCTATGACATCACCTCGATACGCACATTTATAGAAAAGTGGCCCAGCTTTAAAGCGGACGGCGTTTTTATCGCGCTGCACGGCGGCTGGGGCGAAGACGGCAGGCTGCAGGCCGTGCTTGAAGCCTTCGAGATACCCTATACCGGCTCTGGCCCGGAGGCCTCGATGCTTTCGATGGATAAGAGCGCGGCGAAGCTAGTCTTTATAAACGCCGGTATACCCGTGCCGGAGGGTTTTATAGCCACGAAAGAAAACGACGCGAGGGACGCGGCTGAAAAATTCCTGAAAAAATACGGCAAGATAATAGTCAAGCCAAACGGCAGCGGGAGCACCGTAGGCGTGACGCAGCTCACCGACATCGGAGGCTACGGCGCGGCGCTTGCGCTTGCGTGGGAATCGGAGCCGAAGGCGCTGGTCGAGCAGTTCATCGAGGGAGAAGAACTTACCGTCCCCGCCTTTGAGGATGCAGTGGAGGGCCTCCGCGCTCTGCCCGCGATACACATCAAGCCAAAGAGCGGCTATTACGATTACAAAAATAAATATACGGCCGGCAACACGGAATATGTCTGCCCAGCGGACTTCTCCTGCGAGATATCGCAAAAAATCGCGGAGTACGGCGCCGCCGCCCACAGGGCGCTCGGCTGCAGCTCATACAGCAGAACGGACCTGCGTCTTGCGCCGGACGGAGGCCTGTTCGTCCTTGAATTGAACACTGCGCCAGGCATGACCTCTACAAGCCTTGTGCCAAAGGCGGCAAAGGCCGCCGGGATGTCATTCGGAGAATTTCTTGACAAAGTGATCAAAAATTCTTTTTCAAAATAA
- the greA gene encoding transcription elongation factor GreA — protein MAKQAEDKVVMTREGYEKLKAELVSLRSEGRYEIAAKLEEARGFGDLSENAEYHAAKEEQEKLENRVLLLEYQLSKAQIVETQDVDTSLVSLGTTVTLEDLDMKKKFVYTLVGTEEADIKENRISAASPVGKAVMGKRVDDEVMVRTPRGIRHLKVEKIQLK, from the coding sequence ATGGCTAAACAAGCAGAAGATAAAGTTGTAATGACGCGCGAGGGCTATGAAAAGCTTAAGGCTGAACTTGTCTCCCTTCGCAGCGAAGGAAGATATGAAATAGCGGCTAAGCTCGAAGAGGCTCGCGGATTTGGAGACCTCAGCGAGAACGCGGAGTATCACGCGGCGAAGGAAGAGCAGGAAAAACTTGAAAACCGAGTGCTGCTTCTGGAGTATCAGCTGAGCAAAGCGCAGATCGTAGAAACGCAGGACGTAGACACAAGCCTCGTCAGCCTTGGCACCACTGTTACGCTCGAAGACCTCGACATGAAAAAGAAGTTCGTTTATACGCTGGTCGGCACCGAAGAGGCCGACATCAAAGAAAACCGCATATCGGCGGCAAGCCCGGTCGGCAAGGCTGTAATGGGCAAAAGGGTCGACGACGAAGTCATGGTGCGCACACCGCGCGGCATCCGTCATCTGAAGGTCGAAAAGATCCAGCTCAAGTAG
- a CDS encoding diphosphate--fructose-6-phosphate 1-phosphotransferase, translating into MDKITDFEQARLLYIPQLPPALQHGAAVEERCLGATVAAGGEEEIAALFPEIFGLPRVCFDQRAERAEGAPLAVGVVFSGGQAPGGHNVVSGLFDGIKSINGASRLYGFKNGPDGLIANKYIELDAPLVDRYRNTGGFDMLCSSRTKLERQEQFDAVFANAAALALSAIVIIGGDDSNTNACLLAEDFARRGSALRVVGCPKTIDGDLKNEYIETSFGFDTASRVYSNLIGNICRDALSAGKYWHFIKLMGRSASHLTLECALRTHPNVALISEEIRAKNIPLSQIVDELAAVVAARAGEGKNFGVALVPEGLIEFIPEIGVLIDELNDIFAKRGARIDALEDVDRESYITKYLSAKSVYVYQSLPERIRFQLCAERDPHGNAQVSVVETEKLLADMVRERLRAMMREGRYKASFHPAFHFLGYEGRCAAPSNFDANYCYALGYNAAALIAAGRSGYISCIWNMEMPACEWKCGGVPLTAMMDMERRKGEMKPVIRKSLVDLEGAPFKYFAARRQLWTKGEDYLYPGSIQYFGARKLCDDISETLKLEKGALRA; encoded by the coding sequence ATGGATAAAATTACTGATTTCGAGCAGGCCAGACTGCTTTATATCCCGCAGCTTCCTCCAGCGCTCCAGCACGGCGCCGCCGTGGAGGAGCGCTGCTTGGGGGCCACGGTGGCTGCGGGCGGCGAAGAAGAGATAGCCGCGTTATTTCCAGAGATATTCGGACTTCCGCGCGTTTGTTTTGATCAAAGGGCCGAACGGGCGGAGGGCGCGCCTTTGGCCGTTGGAGTAGTGTTTTCAGGAGGTCAGGCCCCCGGCGGCCACAATGTCGTCTCCGGCCTTTTCGACGGCATAAAATCAATAAACGGCGCAAGCCGCCTCTACGGTTTTAAAAACGGCCCGGATGGGTTGATCGCGAATAAATACATTGAGCTGGACGCGCCGTTAGTTGACCGCTACCGCAACACCGGCGGCTTTGACATGCTCTGTTCAAGCAGGACGAAACTTGAAAGGCAGGAGCAGTTCGACGCCGTTTTCGCAAATGCGGCGGCGCTTGCGCTCTCCGCTATCGTCATAATCGGCGGCGATGACTCAAATACGAACGCCTGCCTTCTTGCTGAAGATTTTGCAAGGCGCGGAAGCGCTCTGCGCGTCGTCGGCTGCCCAAAGACGATAGACGGCGATTTGAAGAACGAATACATCGAAACCAGTTTCGGTTTTGATACGGCAAGCCGCGTCTACTCAAACCTCATCGGCAATATTTGCCGCGACGCGCTTTCCGCCGGAAAATACTGGCATTTTATAAAGCTTATGGGACGTTCGGCTTCGCACCTGACGCTTGAATGCGCGCTGCGGACGCACCCGAACGTCGCTCTCATATCGGAAGAGATAAGGGCGAAAAACATTCCTCTTTCGCAGATAGTGGACGAACTCGCCGCGGTGGTAGCGGCAAGGGCCGGCGAAGGGAAAAATTTTGGAGTGGCGCTCGTCCCCGAAGGGCTTATTGAATTCATACCAGAGATAGGCGTGCTGATAGACGAGCTGAACGACATTTTCGCAAAACGCGGCGCAAGGATAGACGCGCTCGAGGATGTCGACAGAGAGAGCTACATAACTAAATATCTGTCGGCAAAATCAGTCTACGTTTATCAAAGCCTGCCGGAAAGGATACGCTTTCAGCTCTGCGCCGAACGCGACCCGCACGGAAACGCGCAGGTCTCAGTCGTTGAGACGGAAAAACTGCTCGCGGATATGGTGCGCGAACGTCTGCGCGCCATGATGCGCGAGGGGCGCTATAAAGCCTCCTTCCACCCGGCTTTTCACTTTCTTGGCTATGAGGGGCGCTGCGCCGCGCCGTCGAACTTTGACGCCAACTACTGCTACGCGCTTGGCTATAACGCGGCCGCGCTCATAGCCGCTGGCAGAAGCGGTTATATCTCCTGCATCTGGAATATGGAGATGCCTGCGTGTGAGTGGAAGTGCGGAGGCGTTCCGCTTACCGCCATGATGGACATGGAGCGCCGCAAGGGCGAGATGAAGCCGGTCATCAGAAAGAGTTTGGTGGACTTAGAAGGCGCGCCGTTCAAATATTTCGCGGCTCGACGCCAGCTGTGGACGAAGGGTGAGGATTATCTCTACCCGGGCAGCATACAATATTTCGGGGCGCGAAAGCTCTGCGACGATATCTCGGAGACTCTCAAACTTGAAAAGGGAGCGCTGCGCGCATAA
- the thrC gene encoding threonine synthase: MGVIERYRELLPVTDKTPAITLGEGSTPLVRLGGLSEMLEIELYAKLEGCNPSGSFKDRGMVMAVAKALEGGASALVCASTGNTSASAAAYAAAASVPCFVLLPAGKVALGKLAQALMYGAKVIAVNGNFDKALEMAREAAEKEGYAIVNSVNPYRLWGQRSGAWEICEALGKAPDLHAIPVGNAGNISAYWAGYKQYNELGKIENMPRMMGFQASGAAPLVTGKPCPAPETVATAIRIGNPVSAHLAKDAVAESHGEFNSVTDEEILAAQLILSSKGGIFAEPASCAPLAGLIKLKKEGKLARGLTAVMILTGNGLKDPDTAMSQVGRPVEIGDNIEELLEVMKS; encoded by the coding sequence ATGGGAGTAATCGAAAGGTACCGCGAACTTTTGCCTGTTACGGACAAGACGCCGGCCATCACGCTGGGCGAGGGATCGACGCCGCTGGTGCGTCTTGGCGGCCTCAGCGAAATGCTCGAGATAGAGCTTTACGCGAAGCTCGAAGGCTGTAACCCGTCCGGGTCGTTTAAAGACAGGGGCATGGTAATGGCCGTCGCCAAGGCGCTTGAGGGCGGAGCGTCCGCTCTTGTCTGCGCCTCTACGGGAAACACCTCCGCATCCGCCGCGGCTTACGCCGCCGCCGCTTCTGTGCCGTGCTTTGTTCTGCTGCCCGCGGGCAAGGTGGCTCTTGGAAAGCTCGCGCAGGCTCTAATGTATGGCGCGAAGGTGATTGCGGTCAACGGAAATTTTGACAAGGCTCTTGAAATGGCGCGCGAAGCGGCTGAAAAGGAGGGTTATGCCATCGTGAACTCCGTCAACCCGTACCGGCTATGGGGCCAAAGAAGCGGCGCGTGGGAGATATGCGAAGCTCTAGGCAAAGCGCCAGATCTGCACGCGATACCTGTGGGCAACGCGGGAAACATCAGCGCCTACTGGGCCGGATACAAACAATATAACGAGCTTGGAAAAATAGAAAATATGCCGCGCATGATGGGCTTTCAGGCATCGGGAGCCGCGCCGCTGGTCACAGGAAAGCCGTGCCCCGCGCCTGAGACGGTCGCCACGGCGATACGCATCGGAAACCCCGTGAGCGCGCATCTTGCAAAGGATGCCGTGGCAGAATCGCACGGCGAATTCAACTCTGTGACGGATGAAGAGATACTTGCCGCGCAGCTTATTCTTTCGTCTAAGGGCGGCATCTTTGCTGAGCCTGCGTCGTGCGCGCCGCTTGCCGGGCTTATCAAGCTGAAAAAAGAGGGAAAGCTCGCGCGCGGCCTGACGGCCGTCATGATACTCACAGGCAACGGTCTCAAGGATCCGGATACGGCGATGTCGCAGGTGGGCCGTCCCGTTGAGATAGGCGACAATATCGAAGAACTGCTCGAGGTGATGAAAAGTTGA
- the thrB gene encoding homoserine kinase: MKPLISLRVPATSANLGSGFDTIGMAVSLYNIFKVTELLPAGEFKVEAHGEGARELSSAKANLVVQSYERTCERWNVKGPGFSLWCHNIIPLCRGLGSSAGAVVAGVLIAKHLTGFNADEDELLRAMTVIEGHPDNVAPCFLGGMVVSCWDGRDLRYVNLPALPPEVLCVAAVPDARVKTSDARRALPKEVPFEDAVFNVGRAALLTAAWATGRWDYLKWGMDDKLHQQYRSKLFSGGEVIFSRVEELPECLSVAISGSGPSVIALVKGPAQRVAEAMCRTFTEYGVRSQYFVLDGSAQGARVDLSMELSDELKKIGGGK, translated from the coding sequence TTGAAGCCGCTCATTTCTCTGCGCGTTCCCGCAACCAGCGCGAACCTCGGCTCGGGTTTTGACACGATAGGAATGGCGGTCTCGCTTTATAACATTTTTAAGGTGACGGAGCTGCTGCCGGCAGGAGAGTTCAAGGTAGAGGCGCACGGCGAAGGCGCGCGCGAGCTGTCGTCAGCAAAGGCGAACCTCGTCGTCCAGTCCTATGAGCGCACCTGCGAGCGCTGGAATGTAAAAGGGCCGGGATTTTCTTTGTGGTGCCACAACATAATCCCGTTGTGCCGCGGGCTTGGAAGCTCGGCCGGAGCCGTGGTGGCCGGCGTGCTGATAGCAAAACACTTAACCGGCTTCAACGCGGACGAGGACGAACTTCTGCGCGCAATGACGGTCATTGAGGGCCACCCCGACAACGTCGCTCCCTGTTTTCTGGGGGGGATGGTCGTAAGCTGCTGGGACGGCCGCGACCTGCGCTATGTAAACCTTCCAGCTCTGCCGCCCGAGGTGCTCTGCGTAGCTGCCGTGCCGGACGCTCGCGTAAAAACTTCAGACGCGCGCAGAGCGCTTCCCAAAGAGGTGCCCTTTGAAGACGCGGTCTTCAACGTCGGGCGCGCGGCTCTTCTTACAGCGGCGTGGGCGACGGGCCGATGGGACTATCTAAAATGGGGTATGGACGATAAACTGCACCAGCAGTACAGAAGCAAACTTTTCTCCGGCGGCGAGGTGATATTCTCGCGTGTGGAAGAGCTGCCGGAATGTCTCAGCGTCGCGATAAGCGGCTCCGGCCCGAGCGTCATTGCGCTCGTAAAAGGCCCCGCGCAGCGCGTGGCGGAGGCTATGTGCCGCACCTTCACCGAATACGGCGTGCGTTCGCAGTATTTCGTACTGGACGGGAGCGCGCAGGGCGCGAGAGTGGACCTTTCGATGGAGCTTTCCGATGAACTTAAAAAAATTGGAGGCGGAAAATGA
- a CDS encoding aspartate kinase → MMEWEKLPLTVLKFGGSSVADSERMLHVAKLVKKFRDEGSRVAVVVSAMGNMTDDLLALASDVATEKDGRELDQLLATGEQQSVALLALALKQFGLPAQSFTAQQAGIRAQGFPMEGRIYRIEPAAVEKVLNEGAVAVITGFQAITDAGDVITLGRGGSDLSAVALAASLGASSCRLLKDVAGIYTGDPRVVKKPRKLSYMGFDECMELAVQGAGVLQARSVEMAARYNIPLYVGSSFVEEEGTWVMSNPVTEGLIVKAVVHDLKVAKVVLLGVPDIPGVAARLFAELADNGVGAEMIIQNNMSGGVNDIGFLVKKTHLEAASQVCRKICRDIDAQGVSFDTEIARVSIVGAGIANHPEVPSKMFSILAEAGINIDMIASTSLAVTCIVGSSRAEDAVRELHDHFIDEAAF, encoded by the coding sequence ATGATGGAATGGGAAAAATTGCCCCTTACCGTACTTAAATTCGGCGGCAGCTCCGTCGCGGATTCGGAACGTATGCTGCATGTTGCGAAACTGGTGAAAAAATTTCGCGACGAGGGCAGCCGCGTCGCCGTTGTCGTCTCCGCGATGGGCAACATGACGGACGATCTCCTTGCGCTGGCAAGCGACGTGGCGACGGAAAAAGACGGCCGCGAGCTGGATCAGCTGCTTGCCACCGGCGAACAGCAGAGCGTGGCTCTGCTTGCTCTCGCGCTGAAGCAGTTTGGGCTGCCCGCGCAGTCTTTCACCGCGCAGCAGGCTGGCATCCGCGCGCAGGGCTTCCCGATGGAGGGGCGCATCTATAGGATAGAGCCGGCCGCGGTCGAAAAGGTGCTAAACGAAGGCGCAGTAGCCGTGATCACGGGATTTCAGGCGATAACGGACGCGGGCGACGTCATAACGCTTGGCAGGGGCGGCTCCGACCTTTCGGCGGTGGCTCTTGCCGCCTCGCTTGGCGCTTCGTCCTGCCGGCTCTTGAAGGACGTGGCCGGGATATACACCGGCGACCCGAGAGTCGTAAAAAAACCGCGCAAACTTAGCTATATGGGTTTTGACGAGTGCATGGAACTTGCCGTTCAGGGTGCGGGAGTGCTGCAGGCGCGCAGCGTCGAGATGGCGGCGCGCTACAACATCCCGCTTTACGTCGGTTCCAGCTTTGTAGAAGAGGAGGGTACATGGGTTATGAGCAATCCCGTAACGGAAGGGTTAATCGTAAAGGCTGTAGTGCATGACCTTAAGGTCGCAAAAGTAGTGCTTCTTGGGGTGCCGGACATTCCAGGGGTTGCTGCGCGGCTCTTCGCCGAGCTTGCCGACAACGGCGTCGGTGCAGAGATGATAATACAGAACAACATGAGCGGCGGCGTCAACGACATCGGATTTCTCGTCAAAAAGACGCATCTTGAAGCGGCAAGCCAGGTTTGCCGCAAGATATGCCGCGACATAGACGCGCAGGGAGTATCTTTCGACACCGAGATAGCGCGCGTTTCGATAGTCGGCGCCGGCATCGCGAACCATCCCGAAGTGCCGTCGAAGATGTTCTCGATACTGGCCGAGGCCGGCATCAACATAGACATGATAGCCTCCACCTCGCTAGCCGTCACCTGCATCGTCGGCAGCTCTCGAGCTGAGGACGCTGTGCGCGAGCTGCACGACCATTTCATAGACGAGGCGGCGTTCTGA
- a CDS encoding aspartate-semialdehyde dehydrogenase: protein MDGKRVAVLGATGLVGREMLFTLEQRNFPVSELIPLASPRSAGKTIKFRGRDVTVRAVTEDSFKGVDIAIFSAGGKASREWAPVAAGAGAVVIDNSSAWRMDPDVPLVVPEINPQDIALAKKGIIANPNCSTIQAVVALYPLHLAAGLKYINVSTYQSVAGTGKAAIESLRDGAKASIKGENYHDEVYPHSIAFNLLPQIGPFDDEGISEEEWKMVNESRKIMHLPNLRVSGITVRVPVFRGHGESVTAQFERPITPEAAREILKKAQGVVVRDDPKNAEYPMPVDVAGRDEVCVGRIRRDTGLDGALAMWVVGDNLRKGAALNAVQIAEKLL from the coding sequence ATGGACGGCAAGAGAGTAGCGGTACTGGGCGCCACTGGGCTTGTAGGGCGCGAGATGCTCTTTACGCTGGAGCAGAGAAATTTTCCCGTATCTGAACTCATACCTCTTGCCTCGCCGCGGTCGGCGGGCAAAACGATAAAATTTCGCGGCCGCGATGTGACTGTACGCGCCGTAACGGAAGACTCGTTCAAAGGAGTGGACATCGCCATCTTCTCGGCGGGCGGCAAGGCCTCAAGAGAATGGGCGCCGGTCGCGGCCGGCGCCGGCGCGGTCGTCATCGACAACAGCTCCGCGTGGCGCATGGACCCGGACGTGCCGCTCGTCGTGCCCGAGATAAACCCGCAGGACATCGCGCTTGCGAAAAAGGGCATCATAGCGAACCCAAACTGTTCTACGATACAGGCGGTGGTTGCGCTTTACCCGCTGCATCTGGCGGCCGGGCTGAAATATATAAACGTCAGCACCTACCAGTCCGTCGCGGGCACAGGCAAGGCGGCAATAGAATCGCTGCGCGACGGAGCGAAGGCTTCGATAAAGGGTGAAAACTACCATGACGAAGTCTACCCTCACAGCATCGCCTTCAACCTGCTGCCGCAAATAGGCCCGTTTGACGACGAGGGCATCTCCGAAGAGGAATGGAAGATGGTCAACGAATCGCGTAAGATAATGCACCTGCCAAATCTGCGCGTAAGCGGCATCACCGTCCGTGTTCCCGTATTTCGCGGGCACGGCGAGAGCGTGACGGCGCAGTTTGAGCGCCCCATCACGCCGGAAGCCGCGCGCGAGATATTAAAAAAGGCGCAGGGCGTAGTCGTCCGTGACGATCCCAAAAACGCGGAATATCCTATGCCGGTCGACGTGGCGGGCCGCGACGAGGTCTGCGTGGGGCGCATCCGCCGCGACACAGGGCTTGACGGCGCGCTCGCCATGTGGGTCGTAGGCGACAACCTTCGCAAGGGCGCGGCGCTCAACGCGGTGCAGATAGCGGAGAAATTGCTGTAA